GGGCAGGACGTAGCGTTGAACCACCTCGACCGGATCATCCAAGTGGGTCAGGAGATGGGTTTTGATGGGGAGCACATCTGCCTTAGCCGTCGGTCGCCAGCGCTGGGGTTGATCGGCAGCGGCGGGAAAGGCCAAGGGCACAATCACATGCCGTAGTTTCGGGATGCGTCCTTGGGGGCCGTAGGTGACGTAGCGAACGCGAATCCAGGCCGCTTGCAGATCGTTGAGGTTTGGGCCATAGATATCCAGGGCGACCTCAAACTTGGTGGTCTTCCCGATTTTGACAATGTAGCCAAACCAGTAGCCATCGGGACGGGCAGGCGCATCGGGATGATGAGGGGTGATCCGGATTTGGTGGGTGATTTGATCGAGGGAACCTTTAGAGAGCAGCGTCACCTCAACCGACACCTCTGGAACCATAATCTCCAGACGTTTCGTGAGGTTCACCAATTCCATCTCACCAACCAATAGGTAATGATTAGGCTCGTAAACTTCGAGGTTCCAATCTCCTGCGGTCAGTTCAAGACGATTGCCGGGACGCCGCTGGTACTGATGCTCGATCAGCAGCCAAGCCCCAATCAGCACAATTCCTAAGATGGTTAGTCCAAGTGCAATGCCGCCCATTGTCGTTCCTTACTATCCCGTGGAGGTCAACGTTTTACTATCTACTGGACGGTACACCCTTCGCGATTTTTAAGCAAATTTGCTGG
The sequence above is drawn from the Synechococcales cyanobacterium T60_A2020_003 genome and encodes:
- a CDS encoding F420-0:Gamma-glutamyl ligase, which gives rise to MGGIALGLTILGIVLIGAWLLIEHQYQRRPGNRLELTAGDWNLEVYEPNHYLLVGEMELVNLTKRLEIMVPEVSVEVTLLSKGSLDQITHQIRITPHHPDAPARPDGYWFGYIVKIGKTTKFEVALDIYGPNLNDLQAAWIRVRYVTYGPQGRIPKLRHVIVPLAFPAAADQPQRWRPTAKADVLPIKTHLLTHLDDPVEVVQRYVLPHSQPGDIVTIGETPIALMQGRFHHPTDVKPGWLAKRLCYYFMPTSSLATACGMQSLVDIVGAPRVFFAFVGGAIAKKLLGKPGMFYQLAGEQARLIDDVTGTLPPYDQFIVLGPHNPQQVVDRIQRETGLGAAIVDVNDLRAVKVLAASAGLNEAFLTDALISNPAGNADEQTPVVLIRPTESSLAPPKP